CTTTTAATGAAAAGAGAAAGCCTAAATATAGCGGAATATAACCTTTGTTATAACACAATATGTTAGCAACACAAGGAGGACAAGTTTATGGAAGATATTAAAGCAATAGATATAATGAATTACCCCATCCAGGTTAAAAGTATTGTTGATTATGATTTCAACAAATACGAAGAATGGGCGATGATGGCGAAAACAACATTCAAACCTTTTTTCCCGTTGGGACGTTTTCCTAATACGCCGGAAGAGTTGGAACAGCATAAGCACCTTTATGGTACATCATTTTATCCTTTTGAGACTGTAGATAAATTTATTGCTGCAATGGATAAGGACGGATACGACAGAGTTTGTATCGCAGCGGTTAAGATGTGGTCTTTCAGAAAAAGTTTCAGCCTGATTTTTGATTTTACTATTGACCAGGTTAATGAGATGGTCAAGCAGGGTAAGGGCCGGATAATAGGAGTTGCCGGATACAATCCTTTCAGAATAGATGAAAGTCTGACAGATATTGAAAAATCGGTTAAAGAATATGGTTTTAAATTTGTTTATGCACATCCGATTACTTTCGGTTTACCATTTAATGACAAGAAAATGTATCCCCTTTATGGTCTGTGCAGCTCACTTAAGATTCCTGTTTCCATG
The Pseudomonadota bacterium DNA segment above includes these coding regions:
- a CDS encoding amidohydrolase family protein, translated to MEDIKAIDIMNYPIQVKSIVDYDFNKYEEWAMMAKTTFKPFFPLGRFPNTPEELEQHKHLYGTSFYPFETVDKFIAAMDKDGYDRVCIAAVKMWSFRKSFSLIFDFTIDQVNEMVKQGKGRIIGVAGYNPFRIDESLTDIEKSVKEYGFKFVYAHPITFGLPFNDKKMYPLYGLCSSLKIPVSMQVGHSAEPLPSWVGSPMTVDEVVMDFPDLKINLSHTGFPWINEWIDLVWKHPNVYGDIAAYMPKNLDPEIIKFMTSGRGNSKVMWGSNGIGLTHGKHQLMEMDMKDKYKENILRNNALRFMGLDS